The Malus domestica chromosome 08, GDT2T_hap1 genomic interval GACATTCTAAGAAAGTTGTTTTGTGCATTAACTAGATCTCTTATGTCACTTAATACTAgattttaatgatattttttttcaattgtaaAATTTCGattcaattatcgtttaagataaatttgaatcatttttattaatttattgtgaggctaaactaaACTTAATGAAATTTAGAATATCGTCTCGTATAGGTTAGCGGGGTTTGTAGGGGTGGAACTTAAAAAAAGAAGCACGCGGATGCGGAGGATGACGAAGAGAGAGATCCATGGCATACTAAATAGTCACACACAactggaagagagagagggagagagtccTAGATAGAGAGAGGGACCATAGGAAAAATGGGGAAGGGTCCCTTCTCTTTCAAGCGCAGCAGCAGCAGCGTACGACGCCGCCCCAAGAAGCTCATTGGCACTCCACCTTCCCCTTTTCCCTCTCCGCCGCAGCCGATTCGGTCTCCCCCGCCCTCCAACAGTGTCAATGTTAACAGTACCAATACGAATAATACTAGTCTCAGCGCGGTTGTTGCTGGCGGCGCCGGCGGTGGAGtgaaggggaagaagaaggcTGGAGGAGCCAGGCTTTGGATGCGGTTTGACCGCTTCGGCGTATCAGAGCTCGTCGAGTGTGATAAGAACGCTATCATTCGACGCGCTGCCATCCCCGCCCGGGACTTGAGGATTCTCGGCCCTGTCTTCTCCCAATCCTCCAGCATCCTTGGTACTCCTTCTCCTCcccttttcttattttattttgtcaattgtCTTACTTTATATGTTAATTCTCTtctgggttttgcaaattttactAGGTTATGCGCCTacattagggttagggttagtttTATCATGTCGATTTGTTCTAGGAAAAAGTTAGCTCAAGGAGATTGGGATTTTGGAATTGCAATTTGtaataattgtttttgttttgtctttgcccTGTTTTTGTTTGCCTCTTGAATCAGTGCCATTGCCTTGGGGGTGGAGTTTCAGATTAGGGTGTAGCTAGGAAAGTTTTGCAAAGGTAACAATCGCCAACCTGCGCATTACAAGATTAAGGCTTGCATTTGATTCCTTTGGGGGAGTTTGTAAAACTTTTTTACTTTGGTTGGAACTTGGAAATTACTTTTCAGATTTTGGGGTGTGTGaaatttttgtataaatttcaaTTCAACCTTGCATTCGAAATTTTGAAGTGACGGCTTAGAACCTTTGGATCCTTGACCTACAGACCATGATCGTGGCCAAAAACTTGGCTCTCGGTACATGTTGCTTCagtatatatttttatgttgttGCTCTAGACTGAGTTGTTGGTGATTTATTGGTATAGAGTATTTTGTAGTATTATTGGTTTTAATACAAGTTGAAACTTATATCAGTATAAGAAAACTCCCCGAAATATCCCCTTTGCTCATCTCTAAGTTTTTGGACTTGACCAGAGGTGgaaaatggggggggggggggggggtgggttAGGGCAGGTTATATGGTAGGCAATAAATGGGTTGGGTGGATAGTTATCCATACAGCACAAGAAACTTTCCAGTCTCAATTGTTTAGTTCACTCGTTCTCCTTGGAACAATGCCTTTATGAGTTATACTACTATGAATACAACTTTTAGTTGCTAGTGTTTTAATTGTAACCTGTGTAGCCATAGTAGACCATGATAAATATGTTTTCCTCATTTCAATTGCAGCCAGGGAGAAGGCCATGGTGGTTAATTTAGAGTTTATAAAGGCTATAGTTACAGCCGAAGAAGTTTTGTTGCTGGATCCTCTTCGGCAGGAGGTTCTTCCATTTGCAGATCAGCTAAGGCAACAACTTCCTCAGAAAAGCCAATCCAGGATACAAGAAGCAAGTCCACTTGATGAACAAGATACGGATGCTTCAACTATAAGGCAATGGTTACCTGTTCCCGAGGCTGTTGAAGGATTGCAGTGTGATCTCCCATTTGAGTTTCAGGTTCTGGAGGTTGCATTAGAAGTTGTCTGTATATACTTGGATTCTAGTGTGGCAGAACTTGAGAGAGAAGCCTACCCTGTGTTAGATGAACTGGCCAGAAATGTTAGCACCAAAAACCTTGAACTTGTGAGGAGTTTGAAAAGCAATCTTACCCGTTTGCTTGCACGTGTCCAGAAGGTATGTTTGCTTAATCCTACCTCATGACTCATGAGTCATTGTTCTCTATATTTGTTCAGATGAGTTGCTATGCTGTTCGTTCAGATGATTTGCTATGCTGTATCTAATTTCAATCCTTTCCGGCATCAATAACCTGACCCTGCTTGGAGTTACAGTGCTTCTCGAGTCATAATTTTTGTGggttttcagtttgttttgaaaactgaaatagGTTTCTGGAGCACTGGAAccttaaataatataaaactatCAAATATTAATATAAAGCAGCAAATCCCAGGTTGACATAAATAAACCCTAATTAAGCGTCACCACACAATCTGCTTCAAGAATGTTTCATGAATTAGGAATTGAAACACACATGGTGATGCGCTTGTAATATGCCATTCAATTGTCACCATTAGCTGATAGATGTACATTTCTCATGGCAGCTTGATAGAATCCTTTTATTCTTAGATATTGGAGAGGAATTGAATTTGTGTCAAACATGTGATTGAGGGTTTGACTGTTTCCAGATTATGCAAGACTACAAAGAGAAGTGGATACTCTTTACTATTTGACAAGTTGATATGAAACGTTTTTGTAAAACAGGTTTGGACTTAGGATACCTTTTTATTTGTATGCTATTTTCTTTTTGAGTAACAAGCGTGTGTCTGTCTGATTTCAGGTGAGGGATGAAATTGAACATTTGTTGGATGACAATGAAGATATGGCACAATTATATCTAACAAGGAAATGGATGCAGAATCAACAGCCCGAGGATTTGTTGGGGCGTTCTGCGTCAAATAGAATCCCCGCATCCCATCTTCGTCGGCTTGGTTCCACCAGAAGCGGGAGTTTGGTAACCAGTTACTATATGGACCACGATGATGTAGAAGATCTAGAGATGCTGCTTGAGGCATATTTTATGCAGCTGGATGGAACCCGTAACAAGATATTATCTGTAAGTGCCAATTGTTGTGACCTACTATAACTTTATACCGAACAACTTGACTTCTAAGTTCAATTTACGCACATGCTTTAAAGTATCTCTTCCTGGAGAATTCAACCTTTtacaaaacaatctttaaatatCAGTTGTCACCATTAGCTTGCGTTTTAATGCAGTTGCATCAACTTTGATGGAGTTCCAGATAACTAATTTTAGGTTAGATTTCTTAAATGTTGCATATTTTCTACTGAGTTCTGTGGTTGCACTTGCTCCTGAGCTCTTGTGGATTCCCAGTTGTAACTAATTTCACTATCATCGGTATATGAGGATTGTCATTTAGAAACCAGTTAGCCGTGCATGTTAAGCATAATTGGTTATTGTGTTAATCTGTCCTTGAATATTGCTCATGCTCTTGTCGTGTTCATTGGATGTAGGTGCGGGAGTATATTGATGACACGGAGGATTATGTCAACATACAACTTGACAACCAACGAAACGAACTCATTCAGCTCCAGTTGACATTGACCATTGCATCATTTGCGGTAGCGGTGGAGACCTTGATATCTGGGATATTTGGTATGAACATCCCCTGTATCTTATACGACAAGGATGGGATATTTGAGGCCTTTGTTGGGGGTATTACAGCATTTTCCGTGTTACTCTTCTTTCTCGTCTTCGGGTATGCGAGGTGGAAAAAGCTGCTTGGTACATGAGTCGAGCCTGTCATCCGTCGTAGATAGTACTGGATTCACAAACTTATTTACGAACCCTAAAGCAACGTCTTTGTAAATAAGCTTGTGGTTTCATGTTGTATGAGCACAAGGAGTTTGTTAGGGATTTCATGGCTTGGTATGCTGCCAGATTCGTTTCGAATTACATGGCATGTAGTTTAGTATAGTGTTGCATATGATAAACTGATGAATGAATTTTCTTGGGTCAAAATTAACAAGCGTTTTTGTTAATTTGAAGAAAATACATGGAATACTTAGAGCTAATGGAAAACTTGACTCAAAATCGAGCTCATTGGCATTTTAGGATGTATACGGCAGACTCTACGTAATAAGTTCAAGctctttgttgttgtataattaACTAGTATTTTTGTTAACGGTTTGAATAAATTGTTGGTAAGATTTAAGAACAAAAAGCTTGTAgctctttgttcttggtaaAGAGCATTTTCACTTCCGGCCAATGTTCCGAGTTCAATCTTTCCTTGCTCAATGTCGTTTGTATGTGTGATCATATGGGGACTCATAAATAAGGGACACCCtgtgggcccaaaatattatgAATTTTGATGATTTGACTGTTTAGGGCTAGTttggaaatggttttaaatcatttgaaatgtttttttaagaaaaatgtttttttagAGGCCAATCCTTAattaaaatgcaagtaaatttagaaaaatcacttaaagtgtcacatcccgacccgggctccaccacatcccgggctcaactccaccgtaacacgatattatttgctttgggccccaaccacgtcgtcacggttttgtttctgggaactcagacgagaacttcccagtgggtcacccatcatgggattgttcTTGCACAaattcgcttaacttcggagtttggagctcccaaaaggcctcgtgctaggtagaaatgagaatatatatataaggcttacaagatccactcacctaggcgatgtgggatattacaatccaccccccttaggggcccgatttCTTTTtcggcacacttccgaccagggattgactctgataccaaattgtcacatcccggcccgggcccccaccacatcccgactcgactccgccgtagtacgatattgtctactttgggccccgaccacgcccttacggttttgtttctgggaactcagacgagaacttcctagtgagtcacccatcatgggattgctctcgtgcaaacctgcttaacttcagagttccgatgaaacccgaagtcaatgagctcccaaaaggcctcatgctaggtagagatgagaatatacatataaaacttacatgatccactctcctgaacgatatgggatgttacataaAGTGTTGCCCGCAAAGAGCACGTAATTGGTGCTTCTTGTATGAAGCATTTCAAGtgtttttgaaacccaaaatatttttctcaaaaacagtttcaattattttaaaaacacttctacATATGGGTTTAGTATTTGGTTAAGCTGCAGCGGCAAAAATTGGTTGAATTATGCGGACATGTTTGATATATATTGTAATTGTACTGAATTTGTTGTCTTGTTGTAGATATTGATGAGGAATTGGCCATCCCCCCTCATGCTCCTTTTATGTGCCAACTCCTCCTCTCACTCTTTCTATTTGTCGATatctattaattaataaatgtcGTTGTAATaagaaattaaaaccaaagGAAATGCTTGTATGCAATAAAGTTGCAAAACTCCACAAAGAAAAGTTAGGGCTCGTGAttataaaatgattgaaaatttttttggtgaaattttttttaaaattaatttttaataaaattataagTGGATTCTAAAATAGTAGTTGAAGTGCTTCTTGCAGTGCAAGAATCATTTCAAGTGtttttaaaacccaaaattattttatttaaaagagcATTCAAACATTTGAGAAGCACCTTTGAACAAGCCCTTAAAATAGCCCTACTATTAACATTCTAATGGGGTAGGATTATTGTTGGTTTGGGAATTAGGGTTTATAATAATCTATTGATTGAAAAGAATATTATCATTTCAATTCttttcacaaaagaaaaaaaaaagtcaaactcGTGATGAATTTGAGTTCTCTTATTATTTTGACATGCTCAAACTTGTAATCCAAATGGTctaattataaatttaattgGCGATTTGGtaactattttgtttttattttttattttttattttttaaaaactaaaatgattATTAAAATGCTCTAAGAGCTCCCCATTTTGTTCAAAATTTTAGCGAAATACGGTGTAAACTCTAATTTCTAATGAAGTAAATATTGCTTTACCAGTAAATTATAAACCAACatgaataaaaatatatgaatatttcatatatttttacattcattatGTGATTTATAATTTTGACCGTTTACAAATGCATTGGACTTCTTTGCTAAAGTTGGTTTTTGGTAGCAAATGGAAAGATGTTTATTTGATTGGTTTTTGAATAATTTAGATACGAGTGTGTTAAATTGTGGGTTTTGATTTCAAAACCCACAACAGAGCGCATGCATTTTTACTAGTTACCTCGAAACAgcacaaaaaattcataaattttacatgaaaatCTAGTCCTAATCAATGATACTGAGCAATTAGAAGGAGTTTTAGTCTTACTTACGCCTCGAACGACGAGGAACCCGTCCAAATGTCACGATCGCCGTCGGAGGTCTCGGTCCGAAGCTTGGCTTTCCGCTTCCACAAACACTGGGGTGATTGGAGTTGCTGGGCTGTGGAGGTGGGGACGGTGGTCTTTGCTGCTCTCGCCGATGGGATTGCCACCCATTATTCTCGGCTTACCGAGAACGAAAGGGAGAGAGTTGCCTCCCCCGGAAGTTCTCGAATGTGTCCTCCTCCCAAAATGAGAGGGAGAGCccggggaagaagaagggaggGTGGGTCCCACGGACcccaaaacaatttaaaataaaacattgTCCAGCAAACGGACGAAATTACTAAAAATACCATTTGACTTTAAAGTTTCATAAAACTCGTTGTAAGTCTAAATCTTGTTCTGCTTAACCCCACACGTTCGTAGTGATGAATGCAAATGTCACATGTGTCCCGACTACTAAGTCAACAGAAGTCTACATACACCATGAGGGGCAGTTTAGTCATTTCCTACCTAGAAGGTTAAAATACTATAATTTAGAGACGGTATGTTACACAACTAATGATAGGCCACAAAAAAATTGGGTGCAAAAGATTTGAACTCCCATTTGAGGATGGTGAGGAAAACTGCactatttgtttatttgaatTAGTTTCTAACTCACTATTTATAAAATTCGAATATAAATTCTCTAATTTAGAATTAAAGAAGAATACTAATAAAATGTACACTTgggcacaatttttttttcttgttttatttggaTCTAAAAATCGTAAACAAGTTATATGACACCAATATaaaaacaatttatataaaacgaGAACGGCACTCATCATGTGACGATTAACCTCACCACCAGTACACCGCCCCGAATAACTCATTCTTCACCAGTACAGCACCCCCGTATAACTCATTCTTCACCAGTACACCGCCCCCAGCTGGATGAAAATCCCGCATTCCTTATAATATGTCAAGTAGGCGCTGCCTAGGGGAGTCGGATCAGAGAGACAACTTAAAAGAAAGAAGCAAGCGGCTGgggaggatgaggaggaggaggaggaggcggaGTCGGAGTAGG includes:
- the LOC114826662 gene encoding magnesium transporter MRS2-4-like, producing the protein MGKGPFSFKRSSSSVRRRPKKLIGTPPSPFPSPPQPIRSPPPSNSVNVNSTNTNNTSLSAVVAGGAGGGVKGKKKAGGARLWMRFDRFGVSELVECDKNAIIRRAAIPARDLRILGPVFSQSSSILAREKAMVVNLEFIKAIVTAEEVLLLDPLRQEVLPFADQLRQQLPQKSQSRIQEASPLDEQDTDASTIRQWLPVPEAVEGLQCDLPFEFQVLEVALEVVCIYLDSSVAELEREAYPVLDELARNVSTKNLELVRSLKSNLTRLLARVQKVRDEIEHLLDDNEDMAQLYLTRKWMQNQQPEDLLGRSASNRIPASHLRRLGSTRSGSLVTSYYMDHDDVEDLEMLLEAYFMQLDGTRNKILSVREYIDDTEDYVNIQLDNQRNELIQLQLTLTIASFAVAVETLISGIFGMNIPCILYDKDGIFEAFVGGITAFSVLLFFLVFGYARWKKLLGT